Proteins co-encoded in one Xiphophorus hellerii strain 12219 chromosome 10, Xiphophorus_hellerii-4.1, whole genome shotgun sequence genomic window:
- the mrpl43 gene encoding large ribosomal subunit protein mL43 has translation MTSRGTPSRFLKSVLQNGVGRYVCQLKRVSIIFSKRSPSALGVRDFIEEGVVDYANKNPGTVVYISPHTSSIPKVIAEYLNGNTKEELLTNKTSQQVLEVLTKLTDQSGQDIIRIRKPFHTDSPSIQGQWHPFTHRPPSVGLIRPQNQHGE, from the exons ATGACATCCAGAGGGACGCCCAGCCGCTTCCTGAAGAGCGTTCTTCAGAACGGTGTGGGCCGATACGTGTGTCAACTGAAACGGGTCTCCATCATCTTCTCCAAGAGGTCTCCGAGCGCATTGGGAGTCAG GGATTTCATTGAGGAGGGAGTGGTGGATTATGCCAATAAGAACCCTGGGACTGTTGTTTATATTTCTCCTCACACCAGTAGTATCCCTAAAGTAATTGCAGAGTACT TAAATGGTAACACAAAGGAGGAGCTGCTCACCAACAAAACGTCGCAGCAGGTCTTAGAGGTTCTCACCAAACTGACCGACCAATCTGGCCAGGACATCATCCGCATCCGCAAGCCGTTTCACACCGACAGTCCCAGCATCCAGGGCCAGTGGCACCCGTTCACACACCGCCCCCCATCTGTCGGCCTCATCAGACCACAGAACCAACATGGAGAATAA
- the twnk gene encoding twinkle mtDNA helicase yields MWRGLLLKGTTCLLQVSAQSFLHQRHASSPCFRLLTHRFLHKLRETSCIPRLRSTDFFQSHNLIRNYKKDAKSTVEFPLSPITVTDIKQYLRSKDIPFHDGYSCLHIPSIFIDVFTRKDSFSLFIDKTTGQFLCKDTLVEGSWEDLQDCLEVMQKDEQDSLSPHVLLGYPESLEEQEEREREQREVREIWSSSLPFTDLHDEEAQLVKTMFQITKISNATLKKFGVRLFKPTKSLVFPWFGGPDSSLKGIKLLSAQGIDGEKVTYNEATVPKCTSYFNLFGLTLVNRMDSEVVVTGSELDTLAVCQGTGLPSVALPRGVSCLPPALLPYLEQFKRVTLWLGGDIRSWEASKIFSRKLGMRRCTLVRPGEFQPCPLEALSQGKNLSRIVKASIPAAHKSIVSFKQLREDVYGELINTDQVAGVKWTRFPELNRILKGHRKGELTVFTGPTGSGKTTFISELALDLCMQGVNTLWGSFEINNVRLAKIMLTQFAMQRLEENLEQYDFWADRFEELPLYFMTFHGQQNIKTVLDTMQHAVYLYDINHVIIDNLQFMMGQENLSVDKFAVQDHIIGVFRKFATNSSCHVTLIIHPRKEEDDKELQTASIFGSAKASQEADNVLILQEKKLVTCPGRRSLQVTKNRFDGDVGLFPLDFIKSSLTFSTPIKGKHKLRKVAAKPENEEEVQENEVTVKKDEGKKEKAAKTAKASQAVKRPANGNEKAK; encoded by the exons ATGTGGAGAGGCCTGCTGCTAAAGGGCACCACCTGTCTCCTGCAGGTGTCGGCCCAAAGCTTTCTGCATCAAAGACATGCTTCCTCCCCGTGTTTCAGACTTCTCACCCATAGGTTCCTCCACAAACTTCGAGAGACCTCATGCATCCCGAGGCTTAGAAGTACAGACTTCTTCCAATCCCACAACCTGATCAGGAATTATAAAAAGGATGCCAAGTCCACTGTAGAGTTCCCTCTGAGTCCCATCACAGTTACAGACATCAAGCAGTACTTGCGCTCCAAAGACATTCCCTTCCACGATGGCTACAGTTGCCTCCACATCCCAAGCATCTTCATCGACGTGTTCACGAGGAAGGACAGCTTCTCCCTGTTCATTGACAAAACCACGGGACAGTTTTTGTGCAAGGACACGCTGGTGGAGGGCAGCTGGGAGGACCTCCAGGACTGTCTGGAGGTGATGCAGAAGGACGAGCAGGACTCCCTCAGCCCTCATGTGCTGCTGGGGTATCCGGAGAGcctggaggagcaggaggagagggagagggagcAGAGGGAAGTGCGGGAAATCTGGTCCAGCTCGTTGCCCTTCACAGATCTCCACGACGAGGAAGCTCAGCTGGTTAAAACCATGTTCCAG ATCACAAAGATCTCCAATGCAACCTTGAAAAAGTTTGGAGTGAGGCTCTTTAAGCCCACCAAGAGTCTGGTTTTCCCCTGGTTTGGTGGTCCTGACTCCTCCTTGAAGGGGATCAAACTCCTCTCCGCCCAAGGGATAGATGGAGAGAAAGTCACCTATAATGAAGCCACAGTTCCAAAGTGCACCTCCTACTTTAACTTGTTCGGCCTCACCCTAGTGAACCGTATGGACTCGGAGGTGGTGGTGACAGGCTCCGAGTTGGACACTTTGGCCGTTTGCCAAGGCACAGGGCTCCCCAGCGTGGCTCTGCCCCGCGGGGTCAGCTGCCTTCCACCGGCCCTGCTGCCCTACCTGGAGCAGTTCAAGAGGGTGACGCTGTGGCTGGGGGGCGACATTCGCTCCTGGGAGGCATCAAAAATCTTTTCGCGTAAGCTGGGCATGCGGCGGTGCACCCTAGTGCGACCGGGGGAGTTCCAGCCCTGTCCACTGGAGGCGCTCTCCCAAGGGAAAAACTTGTCCCGCATTGTCAAAGCCTCCATCCCAGCGGCGCATAAGTCCATTGTCTCTTTCAAGCAGCTCAGAGAAGATGTTTACGGAGAGCTGATTAACACAGATCAGGTGGCTGGAGTTAAGTGGACCAGATTTCCAGAGCTCAACCGGATCTTAAAGGGACACAGAAAGGGAGAGCTCACTGTTTTCACAG GTCCAACTGGAAGCGGGAAGACCACCTTCATCAGCGAGCTCGCCCTGGACCTCTGCATGCAGGGTGTCAACACGCTGTGGGGCAGCTTTGAGATAAACAACGTGCGTCTAGCTAAGATCATGCTGACGCAGTTCGCCATGCAAAGACTGGAGGAGAACCTGGAACAGTACGACTTCTGGGCTGACAGATTTGAGGAGCTGCCGCTTTACTTTATGACGTTCCACGGACAGCAGAACATCAA GACAGTACTGGACACCATGCAACACGCCGTCTACCTCTATGACATCAACCATGTCATCATTGATAACCTGCAGTTCATGATGGGTCAAGAAAACCTCTCAGTAGATAA ATTTGCCGTCCAGGACCACATCATCGGGGTGTTCAGGAAGTTTGCCACCAACAGCAGCTGCCACGTCACTCTGATCATTCATCCCAGGAAAGAGGAGGACGACAAGGAATTGCAGACTGCATCCATCTTCGGTTCTGCTAAG GCAAGCCAAGAGGCCGACAATGTCCTCATTCTGCAGGAGAAGAAGCTGGTGACTTGTCCCGGCCGCAGATCCCTGCAGGTCACCAAAAACCGGTTCGATGGAGACGTGGGCCTCTTCCCCCTGGACTTCATCAAGTCTTCGCTCACCTTTTCAACGCCCATCAAGGGCAAGCACAAGCTGAGGAAGGTCGCCGCCAAGCCGGAAAACGAGGAGGAGGTCCAGGAGAACGAGGTAACTGTAAAGAAGGATGAAGGGAAGAAGGAAAAAGCGGCAAAAACTGCGAAGGCATCACAAGCGGTTAAACGCCCTGCTAACGGAAACGAGAAAGCAAAGTAG